One genomic window of Plasmodium coatneyi strain Hackeri chromosome 12, complete sequence includes the following:
- a CDS encoding ATP-dependent metalloprotease codes for MLLLRNIVVVHQKRSHMFYVGNLAKVQCVLNNKRFFTLLKNERLDRLKREIRYKPNDNFLILQFYKEANVHNPNEVIKHYESNNNIKNESITKEYIKALVYTNKLKYTNLDNIKYDSDPMLHRRYMDESSHSNDINNDRSNVYDAGNLSAESGYANMGQTAHRIEYGDKKKGVHSETYSLQIDPKTPLKVSVVDGSKRGMWGLLKSTIGFLILVAAASVYLEGVSQNVQKGIGVVNKKIIPVENVKVTFADVKGCDEVKQELEEIIDYLKNSDKFTKIGAKLPKGILLSGEPGTGKTLIARAIAGEANVPFIQASGSEFEEMFVGVGARRIRELFQAAKKHAPCIVFIDEIDAVGSKRSNRDNSAVRMTLNQLLVELDGFEQNEGIVVICATNFPQSLDKALVRPGRLDKTIVVPLPDIKGRYEILKMYSSKIVLSKDVDLHVLSRRTVGMTGADLNNILNIAAIKCSVEGKKAVDMNSIEQAFDRVVVGLQRKSPLNEEEKNITAYHEGGHTLVNFYTKGSDPVHKATIMPRGMSLGVTWKIPISDKYSQKIKDVQSEIDILMGGLVSEEIIFGKNNVTTGCSSDLQRATHIAQSLVMNYGVGINEENISMFLQDKKNISEEMKIKIDKSIQRILLDSYNRAKKVLNQHIDELHRVASALVEYETLTSDEIKLAMQGKHDQIRKNRELKQKEFNLKDSRIS; via the coding sequence ATGCTGCTGCTGCGGAACATCGTGGTGGTGCACCAGAAGAGGAGCCACATGTTCTATGTGGGAAACCTGGCGAAAGTGCAATGCGTCCTGAACAATAAGAGGTTCTTTACCCTCTTGAAAAACGAAAGGCTGGATAGACTAAAGAGGGAAATCCGATACAAGCCAAATGATAATTTCCTCATATTACAATTTTATAAGGAGGCAAATGTACACAACCCAAATGAAGTTATAAAACACTACGAGAGCAAcaataacataaaaaatgaaagcataACTAAGGAGTACATAAAAGCGCTAGTATATACAAATAAGTTGAAGTACACCAACTTggataatataaaatatgatAGCGACCCCATGTTACATAGGAGATATATGGACGAATCGAGTCACTCAAatgatataaataatgatCGTTCGAATGTGTATGATGCGGGTAATTTGAGCGCAGAGTCTGGCTACGCGAATATGGGTCAGACAGCTCATAGAATAGAATatggggataaaaaaaaaggggtgcaCAGTGAAACTTATAGCTTACAAATAGACCCCAAGACACCTTTAAAAGTGTCTGTAGTGGATGGAAGTAAAAGAGGCATGTGGGGGTTACTCAAGTCAACTATCGGGTTTCTAATTCTCGTGGCGGCGGCAAGTGTATACCTCGAGGGAGTATCCCAGAATGTCCAAAAAGGGATAGGAGTAgtaaataagaaaataattccggtggaaaatgtgaaagtcACCTTTGCAGATGTAAAAGGGTGCGATGAAGTGAAACAAGAACTTGAAGAAATAATTGATTATTTAAAGAATTCTGataaatttacaaaaataggTGCCAAGTTACCGAAGGGGATACTCCTGTCCGGTGAACCGGGTACAGGAAAAACGTTAATTGCTAGAGCGATAGCGGGGGAAGCGAATGTTCCTTTCATACAAGCATCAGGCTCCGAATTTGAGGAAATGTTCGTAGGTGTTGGTGCCAGAAGGATAAGAGAGCTCTTCCAAGCAGCCAAAAAACATGCGCCATGTATCGTCTTCATTGATGAAATTGATGCAGTTGGATCTAAGAGAAGCAACAGAGATAATAGTGCCGTCAGAATGACGCTAAACCAATTACTAGTCGAATTGGATGGGTTTGAACAGAACGAAGGAATAGTAGTAATCTGTGCAACAAACTTCCCACAAAGCTTAGACAAAGCGTTGGTAAGACCAGGAAGGTTGGACAAAACAATTGTAGTACCATTGCCAGATATAAAAGGTAGgtatgaaattttaaaaatgtatagcAGCAAAATTGTGCTGTCGAAGGATGTTGATTTGCATGTCTTATCGAGAAGAACCGTTGGAATGACAGGCGCAGATTTGAATAATATACTAAACATAGCTGCTATTAAATGCTctgtggaaggaaagaaagcagTAGATATGAATTCAATTGAACAGGCATTTGATAGAGTCGTTGTGGGACTGCAAAGAAAATCTCCCCtaaatgaagaagagaaaaatattacagCTTATCATGAAGGTGGTCATACATTAGttaatttttacacaaaagGTTCCGACCCTGTTCATAAGGCTACTATTATGCCTAGAGGAATGTCCCTAGGTGTTACATGGAAAATCCCAATCAGTGATAAGTACagccaaaaaattaaagatgTACAAAGCGAAATAGATATTCTCATGGGAGGGTTAGTTTCtgaagaaattatttttggCAAGAATAATGTGACCACAGGGTGTTCTAGTGATCTACAGAGGGCTACTCACATAGCACAATCTCTTGTTATGAATTACGGGGTAGGaattaatgaagaaaatatatccaTGTTCTTGcaggataaaaaaaacattagcgaagaaatgaaaataaaaattgataaATCTATTCAGAGGATACTTTTAGATTCTTATAACAGAGCCAAAAAGGTCCTGAATCAACACATTGATGAGCTACACAGGGTTGCTTCTGCCCTCGTAGAGTATGAAACACTTACCAGCGATGAAATCAAACTAGCTATGCAAGGGAAGCATGATcagataagaaaaaatagagaacTGAAACAGAAGGAGTTTAACTTGAAGGACAGTAGGATTTCGTAA
- a CDS encoding ATP synthase (C/AC39) subunit has product MELCLYNSKNGYLEALLRGFRSSFLTPEEYKKLTEVDTLEDLKSVLEDTDYGSFMMDEPSPIAVTTIAQKCKEKMAHEFNYIRAQAEEPLRTFLDYIAKEKMIDNVISLIHGTLNKKPAEELLSRVDPLGYFPQMKAITTMDVQNSHDDVLKVLLIETPIGTYFDNYISANASNEKNNVTTILNEMDIEILRNTLKKAWLEDFYDFIRKLGGKTEEVMGHILKSVADFRVLSVTLNTINSSLSLELQKDRNDMFPCFGYLYPEGTDRIRKCWNNETVQAALENYPTYYNLYEECKQFYMKNENMHENKIVDHKIKSLEDLLYEKLVKLCETAFDQHCHFGIFYAWVKLKEQEIRNIVWISDMILMNRKDCIDSIIPIFEPQI; this is encoded by the coding sequence ATGGAATTGTGCCTTTATAACTCTAAAAATGGCTACTTGGAAGCCTTGTTGAGAGGATTCCGTAGCAGTTTTTTAACCCcagaggaatataaaaaactaACCGAGGTGGACACGCTCGAAGATTTGAAATCCGTTTTAGAAGACACGGACTATGGATCGTTCATGATGGATGAACCGTCACCTATTGCAGTCACAACGATTGCGCaaaaatgtaaggaaaaaatggcccacgaatttaattatataagaGCGCAGGCAGAAGAACCTCTGAGAACATTTCTAGACTACATcgcaaaggagaaaatgatTGACAATGTAATAAGTTTGATACATGGCACATTGAATAAGAAGCCAGCGGAAGAATTGCTATCAAGGGTAGACCCCTTAGGATATTTTCCACAGATGAAAGCTATCACCACCATGGATGTACAAAATTCTCATGATGATGTTTTGAAGGTGCTTCTCATAGAAACACCCATAGGAACTTATTTCGACAACTACATCTCTGCGAACGCGTCgaatgaaaagaacaacGTAACAACTATTCTTAACGAAATGGATATTGAAATTTTAAGAAACACGTTGAAGAAAGCATGGCTGGAAGATTTTTACGATTTCATAAGAAAGTTAGGCGGAAAAACGGAGGAAGTCATGGGCCATATATTAAAGAGCGTTGCGGACTTTCGAGTGTTATCAGTTACATTGAATACAATTAATTCTAGTCTAAGTTTGGAACTGCAAAAAGATAGAAATGATATGTTTCCATGTTTTGGCTACCTATACCCAGAAGGAACAGACAGAATTAGAAAATGCTGGAATAATGAAACGGTGCAGGCTGCCTTGGAAAACTATCCAACTTACTACAACCTGTACGAAGAATGCAAACAGTTttatatgaaaaatgaaaatatgcatgaaaataaaattgtcgACCATAAGATAAAGTCTTTGGAAGACTTGCTCTATGAGAAGCTTGTGAAGTTGTGTGAAACGGCATTTGATCAACATTGCCATTTTGGGATTTTCTATGCCTGGGTAA